A stretch of Natronococcus sp. CG52 DNA encodes these proteins:
- a CDS encoding right-handed parallel beta-helix repeat-containing protein, with protein sequence MRSVTEYGASGDGTDDDREVIQAAVDDAHDAGGDRVYFPAGEYRIGGPITHRSRVRLIGDGTGATTIRAEGSGFAALEGFGKSDEPLTDLAVERMTIDASGVPGGESYDPGEKCIYYQHVRRCRIVGVHASGSAATGIGTDMMVDSLVHGCVAEDCGRNFDAARDGINIGSNGIGIGTGLAADAEPVVVADCHARGNGNNGIMFENQATGVQESERHAGHFFVHGCTAIGNRVGFRTSADRRTRFANCSAHANEEDGIVIDEKGEMGIGVGPPPFSAREHRIDGCHVTENGGHGVHVAEADENASIDVSTSQISANDGAGVRIATGERIADVAVADCRVFDNGGPGVDFADGGSDLRLADCDVSDNGRDGDTPGIRFGGRTVGVTVSGCHISGAADSRGPGITFAADHDSATIIGNQFHDCTPLEAEELPAIVRDNAGFRTESVRTAEAVGDGETTEFVLSHGLDVTPSVRNVWAESGSATGFHVARADSETVVVAFADPPANDARLQWGFEVRR encoded by the coding sequence ATGCGATCAGTGACCGAGTACGGTGCGAGCGGCGACGGTACCGACGACGATCGCGAGGTGATTCAGGCGGCCGTGGACGACGCCCACGACGCGGGTGGCGACCGTGTCTACTTCCCGGCCGGAGAGTACCGGATCGGCGGCCCGATCACCCATCGCTCCCGCGTCCGCCTGATCGGCGACGGGACGGGAGCGACGACGATCCGAGCCGAGGGATCCGGGTTCGCCGCCCTCGAGGGATTCGGCAAATCGGACGAGCCGCTGACCGATCTCGCCGTAGAACGGATGACGATCGACGCCTCGGGCGTCCCGGGCGGCGAGTCGTACGATCCGGGCGAGAAGTGCATCTACTACCAGCACGTCCGCCGCTGTCGGATCGTCGGCGTTCACGCCTCCGGCTCGGCCGCGACCGGGATCGGGACGGACATGATGGTCGACAGCCTCGTCCACGGCTGCGTCGCGGAGGACTGCGGCCGAAACTTCGACGCCGCTCGAGACGGGATCAACATTGGCTCGAACGGGATCGGTATCGGAACGGGACTCGCGGCCGACGCCGAACCGGTCGTCGTCGCCGACTGCCACGCTCGCGGGAATGGCAACAACGGGATCATGTTCGAGAACCAGGCGACAGGGGTGCAGGAGAGCGAGCGCCACGCCGGCCACTTCTTCGTCCACGGATGTACGGCGATCGGCAACCGCGTCGGGTTCCGAACCTCCGCGGATCGCAGGACCCGGTTCGCGAACTGCTCGGCGCACGCGAACGAAGAGGATGGAATCGTGATCGACGAGAAAGGCGAGATGGGGATCGGGGTGGGGCCACCGCCGTTTTCGGCCCGCGAACACCGGATCGACGGCTGCCACGTGACCGAGAACGGCGGGCACGGCGTTCACGTGGCGGAGGCCGACGAGAACGCGTCGATCGACGTCTCGACCTCCCAGATTTCCGCTAACGACGGCGCGGGCGTCCGCATCGCGACGGGAGAGCGGATCGCCGACGTCGCCGTGGCCGACTGTCGCGTCTTCGACAACGGCGGTCCGGGAGTCGACTTCGCTGACGGCGGGTCGGATCTCCGGCTGGCCGACTGCGACGTCTCCGACAACGGCCGTGACGGTGATACACCGGGGATCCGCTTCGGCGGCAGGACGGTCGGCGTGACGGTTTCCGGCTGTCACATCTCCGGCGCGGCGGATTCCCGGGGACCCGGGATCACGTTCGCGGCCGACCACGATTCCGCGACGATCATCGGAAACCAGTTTCACGACTGTACGCCCCTCGAGGCCGAGGAGTTACCGGCTATCGTTCGAGACAACGCGGGCTTCCGAACGGAGTCCGTGAGAACGGCGGAAGCCGTGGGCGACGGCGAGACGACCGAGTTCGTCCTCTCGCACGGGCTCGACGTCACTCCCTCCGTCCGGAACGTCTGGGCGGAAAGCGGCTCCGCGACCGGTTTTCACGTCGCTCGAGCCGATAGCGAAACGGTCGTCGTCGCCTTCGCGGATCCGCCAGCGAACGATGCCCGGTTGCAGTGGGGCTTCGAAGTCCGTCGCTGA
- a CDS encoding ABC transporter ATP-binding protein yields MENVSKYFDSGDTVANYRINLEAEDGEFLAFLGPSGCGKTTALRMIAGLEQPSEGAIYFDDERVDGRSPSDRNVAMVFQNYALYPHMTVAQNIGYPLKVRGIPPDERDRRVAEVTKLLHIEDQVQKKPAALSGGQRQRVALARAIIREPSVFLLDEPLSNLDAKLRQEMRIELKRLQNELEITTIYVTHNQEEAMSMADKVAVMNRGTIQQVAPPQELYDRPRTAWVARFIGSPPMNLFQGTRRNGSIDLGEAGTVELEGVMDVEAAVEAGGRDDAGAASVLANSAHSDVALGVRPEDLTVSTTRPSSGNVIEGTVDTVEPLGEYDLVNVSVNDQIVNAKVSEATVARDDSVYLTFDDDAAYLYDDNGELVV; encoded by the coding sequence ATGGAAAACGTTAGCAAATACTTCGATTCGGGAGACACTGTCGCGAACTACCGAATCAACCTCGAGGCCGAAGACGGCGAGTTTCTCGCGTTTCTCGGGCCGTCGGGTTGCGGAAAGACGACGGCACTGCGGATGATCGCGGGGCTCGAGCAGCCGTCGGAGGGCGCGATCTACTTCGACGACGAGCGGGTCGACGGGCGTTCACCCAGTGACCGGAACGTGGCGATGGTCTTCCAAAACTACGCGCTGTACCCGCACATGACGGTCGCACAAAACATCGGCTACCCGTTGAAAGTCCGCGGGATACCGCCCGATGAGCGGGACCGAAGGGTAGCGGAGGTCACGAAGCTGCTGCACATCGAAGATCAGGTCCAGAAGAAACCGGCGGCGCTGAGCGGTGGACAGCGCCAGCGAGTGGCGCTCGCGCGCGCCATCATCAGGGAGCCGTCGGTGTTTCTCCTCGACGAGCCGCTGTCGAATCTCGACGCCAAGCTCCGCCAGGAGATGCGTATTGAGTTGAAGCGCCTCCAGAACGAGCTCGAGATCACGACGATCTACGTGACCCACAACCAGGAGGAAGCGATGAGCATGGCAGATAAGGTCGCGGTCATGAATCGGGGAACGATCCAGCAAGTCGCACCGCCACAGGAGCTGTACGATCGACCCCGAACGGCGTGGGTTGCCCGGTTTATCGGGTCGCCGCCGATGAACCTGTTCCAGGGGACCCGCCGTAACGGATCGATCGACCTCGGCGAGGCGGGGACCGTCGAGCTGGAGGGCGTGATGGACGTCGAAGCCGCCGTGGAAGCGGGAGGACGGGACGACGCGGGTGCGGCCAGTGTGCTGGCGAACAGCGCACACAGCGACGTCGCACTCGGTGTTCGGCCGGAGGACCTGACCGTTTCCACCACGCGGCCATCGTCGGGAAACGTGATCGAAGGAACCGTGGATACCGTCGAGCCGCTGGGCGAGTACGACCTCGTCAACGTTTCCGTCAACGACCAGATCGTGAACGCAAAAGTGTCGGAGGCGACCGTCGCGCGGGACGACAGCGTCTACCTGACGTTCGACGACGACGCCGCCTACCTGTACGACGACAACGGCGAGTTAGTCGTCTGA
- a CDS encoding carbohydrate ABC transporter permease: MSLQDHIDGLATDRDLGEDLNLDREKVVALAVFLIPGLTLFVIFSVGPIVYSAIGSFYSWDTFTMENFVGLDNWRRSLTDPLIVHWSNMREFRYPMGALTHNLLWVVIHVPASTFLGLALALLFADLNGRRILRSMVFAGFTVPPIVIGLVLMFVYDPQAGVFNELLRVLGQEQWVRNWTQSPQVAIYALIAGGIWVHTGFSMLLYSSALSAIDPSLIESAKVDGAGPWRRFRDIIWPLVKPVTAVVVIMGIIWVMRMFDIVYAAGGAAGGPNHAYSVLGIEVYRAAFRPAIDYGMAMVVALIQLFIVAPLALYIARMR, from the coding sequence ATGAGCTTACAAGATCACATCGACGGCCTCGCTACCGATCGCGACCTGGGCGAAGACCTGAATCTGGATCGCGAGAAGGTGGTCGCCCTGGCGGTGTTCCTGATTCCGGGCTTGACTCTCTTCGTTATTTTCTCCGTCGGGCCGATCGTCTACTCGGCGATCGGGAGTTTCTACTCGTGGGATACCTTTACGATGGAGAATTTCGTCGGCCTGGACAACTGGAGGCGTTCACTCACCGACCCCCTCATCGTTCACTGGTCGAACATGCGGGAGTTTCGGTATCCGATGGGCGCGCTCACCCACAACCTCCTCTGGGTCGTTATCCACGTACCCGCGAGCACGTTCCTGGGCCTCGCACTGGCGTTGCTGTTCGCCGATTTGAACGGTCGCCGCATCCTTCGCTCGATGGTCTTTGCGGGCTTTACCGTCCCGCCGATCGTCATCGGGTTGGTCCTGATGTTCGTCTACGATCCCCAGGCCGGGGTCTTCAACGAACTGCTCCGGGTGCTCGGTCAGGAGCAGTGGGTCCGCAACTGGACGCAGTCGCCGCAGGTGGCGATCTACGCCCTCATCGCGGGCGGAATCTGGGTCCACACCGGGTTCAGTATGCTGCTGTACAGTTCGGCGCTGTCAGCGATCGATCCGTCGCTGATCGAGTCGGCCAAGGTCGACGGCGCCGGCCCGTGGCGACGGTTCCGGGACATCATCTGGCCGCTGGTCAAGCCGGTGACCGCCGTGGTCGTCATCATGGGGATCATCTGGGTGATGCGGATGTTCGACATCGTCTACGCCGCCGGGGGCGCTGCAGGCGGACCGAACCACGCGTACTCGGTGCTGGGTATCGAGGTGTACCGGGCCGCGTTCCGGCCGGCGATCGACTACGGAATGGCGATGGTGGTGGCGCTGATTCAACTGTTCATCGTCGCCCCGCTCGCGCTATACATCGCTCGCATGAGGTGA